A window of Babylonia areolata isolate BAREFJ2019XMU chromosome 2, ASM4173473v1, whole genome shotgun sequence contains these coding sequences:
- the LOC143300543 gene encoding uncharacterized protein LOC143300543 isoform X1, with translation MSGMQPTALTSFPRPSGPQAAGERGRCYGMSSAVPGSPSPPTTTATTPSSSSAVRVESPGGAGGPSLASSPGGSGISGVSSGGNYAAYCSVGTAASIVVPDPHAQKAVLEQLFVRELSEGDFWYVVVAEWLEHVKKYLGIASTRKYYQKRVTTLPGPIVTRRDFAHTVDVVHEDAWRMLVQWYGLADGHKPMKLVVYRYTRGPEIEHNLNTFKLMLTTCPPEDFHNVRFSKMEKVGHLEWKLRQLYAVPDHQESRLWARADADSEWRPILARDKCVGRVLDMDSDFTRPILALELLGEDNGWSRPPEGAMDSLMDLNTMHGEADVSCLPQDYSLGPLYEHSIFDDITSAWEVDIHDQIENLGKTFLERLHSNFAVFVQRARDYVGDRESHLRERERQITAREAVTERLAFRLEEKERRLAAELGACEEKIKEYERRRLELEKETTERQETAEKELTAKREEMELLKSSLEAEKEKFHLELRKMAELHQVQEGRVKLDIGGHLFTTSLLTLTKEPDSMLAAMFSGRHALKTEADGSYFIDRDGTHFRYILNYLRDGCIKEGTLPANETVLRELLTEAEYFQLSGFADIISTMLCKTFNKEGDSFA, from the exons AT GTCTGGAATGCAGCCGACAGCACTGACGTCATTTCCTCGGCCGAGCGGCCCCCAAGCAGCAGGCGAGAGAGGACGCTGTTACGGGATGTCATCCGCCGTTCCCGGTTCCCCCAGCCCCccgaccaccaccgccaccacaccgTCCTCCAGCTCCGCAGTCCGGGTGGAGAGTCCCGGGGGAGCGGGTGGCCCCTCCCTGGCGTCTTCCCCAGGGGGGAGCGGCATCAGCGGCGTGAGCAGCGGCGGCAACTATGCGGCCTACTGCAGTGTGGGCACCGCCGCCAGCATCGTAGTGCCAGACCCCCACGCTCAGAAAGCGGTGCTGGAACAACTGTTCGTGCGGGAGTTGTCGGAGGGCGATTTCTGGTACGTGGTGGTGGCGGAGTGGTTGGAGCACGTCAAGAAATACCTTGGGATCGCCAGCACGCGCAAGTACTATCAGAAGCGCGTGACCACGCTGCCCGGCCCAATCGTGACTAGACGTGACTTCGCGCACACAGTGGACGTGGTGCACGAGGACGCCTGGCGCATGCTGGTGCAGTGGTACGGGCTGGCGGACGGACACAAGCCCATGAAACTGGTCGTGTACCGCTACACCCGCGGCCCCGAGATTGAACACAACCTCAACACCTTCAAACTGATGCTCACCACCTGCCCGCCCGAAGACTTCCACAACGTGCGCTTCAGCAAGATGGAGAAGGTGGGCCACCTGGAGTGGAAGCTGCGCCAGCTCTACGCCGTGCCCGACCACCAAGAGTCTCGACTCTGGGCGCGCGCCGACGCCGACAGCGAATGGCGACCCATCCTAGCACGTGACAAATGTGTAGGGCGCGTGTTAGACATGGACTCTGACTTCACCCGCCCGATTCTGGCTCTGGAGCTTCTCGGGGAGGACAACGGATGGAGTCGTCCCCCCGAAGGCGCCATGGACTCGCTGATGGATCTGAACACTATGCATGGCGAGGCGGACGTGTCCTGTCTGCCGCAAGACTATTCCCTCGGGCCTCTCTACGAGCACAGTATCTTCGACGACATCACCAGCGCTTGGGAGGTGGATATCCACGACCAGATTGAAAACCTGGGAAAGACTTTTCTTGAACGTCTTCACAGCAACTTTGCTGTCTTCGTTCAGCGCGCGAGAGATTACGTGGGAGATCGTGAGTCTCACCTGAGGGAGCGGGAACGACAGATAACGGCCCGGGAGGCGGTGACGGAGAGACTGGCCTTCCGTCTGGAAGAAAAGGAACGACGCCTGGCTGCCGAACTCGGCGCCTGTGAGGAAAAGATTAAG GAATACGAAAGGCGCCGCCTGGAGCTGGAGAAGGAGACGACCGAACGTCAGGAGACGGCGGAGAAAGAGTTAACTGCAAAGCGTGAAGAAATGGAACTGCTGAAAAGTTCCCTGGAGGCTGAGAAAGAGAAGTTTCATTTGGAACTCAGG aaAATGGCAGAGCTTCACCAGGTGCAAGAAGGTCGTGTGAAGCTGGACATCGGGGGTCACCTGTTCACCACCTCCCTTCTTACCCTCACCAAAGAACCCGACTCCATGTTGGCCGCCATGTTCAGTGGTCGCCACGCGCTCAAAACGGAAGCAGACGGGAGTTATTTCATTGACCGTGATGGCACACACTTCCGTTACATCCTGAACTACTTGCGAGACGGTTGTATCAAAGAGGGTACGCTCCCTGCCAATGAAACGGTGCTAAGGGAACTGCTCACAGAGGCGGAGTACTTTCAGCTTTCGGGGTTCGCTGATATTATCAGCACCATGTTGTGCAAAACATTcaacaaagagggagacagtttCGCGTGA
- the LOC143300543 gene encoding uncharacterized protein LOC143300543 isoform X2 — protein sequence MQPTALTSFPRPSGPQAAGERGRCYGMSSAVPGSPSPPTTTATTPSSSSAVRVESPGGAGGPSLASSPGGSGISGVSSGGNYAAYCSVGTAASIVVPDPHAQKAVLEQLFVRELSEGDFWYVVVAEWLEHVKKYLGIASTRKYYQKRVTTLPGPIVTRRDFAHTVDVVHEDAWRMLVQWYGLADGHKPMKLVVYRYTRGPEIEHNLNTFKLMLTTCPPEDFHNVRFSKMEKVGHLEWKLRQLYAVPDHQESRLWARADADSEWRPILARDKCVGRVLDMDSDFTRPILALELLGEDNGWSRPPEGAMDSLMDLNTMHGEADVSCLPQDYSLGPLYEHSIFDDITSAWEVDIHDQIENLGKTFLERLHSNFAVFVQRARDYVGDRESHLRERERQITAREAVTERLAFRLEEKERRLAAELGACEEKIKEYERRRLELEKETTERQETAEKELTAKREEMELLKSSLEAEKEKFHLELRKMAELHQVQEGRVKLDIGGHLFTTSLLTLTKEPDSMLAAMFSGRHALKTEADGSYFIDRDGTHFRYILNYLRDGCIKEGTLPANETVLRELLTEAEYFQLSGFADIISTMLCKTFNKEGDSFA from the exons ATGCAGCCGACAGCACTGACGTCATTTCCTCGGCCGAGCGGCCCCCAAGCAGCAGGCGAGAGAGGACGCTGTTACGGGATGTCATCCGCCGTTCCCGGTTCCCCCAGCCCCccgaccaccaccgccaccacaccgTCCTCCAGCTCCGCAGTCCGGGTGGAGAGTCCCGGGGGAGCGGGTGGCCCCTCCCTGGCGTCTTCCCCAGGGGGGAGCGGCATCAGCGGCGTGAGCAGCGGCGGCAACTATGCGGCCTACTGCAGTGTGGGCACCGCCGCCAGCATCGTAGTGCCAGACCCCCACGCTCAGAAAGCGGTGCTGGAACAACTGTTCGTGCGGGAGTTGTCGGAGGGCGATTTCTGGTACGTGGTGGTGGCGGAGTGGTTGGAGCACGTCAAGAAATACCTTGGGATCGCCAGCACGCGCAAGTACTATCAGAAGCGCGTGACCACGCTGCCCGGCCCAATCGTGACTAGACGTGACTTCGCGCACACAGTGGACGTGGTGCACGAGGACGCCTGGCGCATGCTGGTGCAGTGGTACGGGCTGGCGGACGGACACAAGCCCATGAAACTGGTCGTGTACCGCTACACCCGCGGCCCCGAGATTGAACACAACCTCAACACCTTCAAACTGATGCTCACCACCTGCCCGCCCGAAGACTTCCACAACGTGCGCTTCAGCAAGATGGAGAAGGTGGGCCACCTGGAGTGGAAGCTGCGCCAGCTCTACGCCGTGCCCGACCACCAAGAGTCTCGACTCTGGGCGCGCGCCGACGCCGACAGCGAATGGCGACCCATCCTAGCACGTGACAAATGTGTAGGGCGCGTGTTAGACATGGACTCTGACTTCACCCGCCCGATTCTGGCTCTGGAGCTTCTCGGGGAGGACAACGGATGGAGTCGTCCCCCCGAAGGCGCCATGGACTCGCTGATGGATCTGAACACTATGCATGGCGAGGCGGACGTGTCCTGTCTGCCGCAAGACTATTCCCTCGGGCCTCTCTACGAGCACAGTATCTTCGACGACATCACCAGCGCTTGGGAGGTGGATATCCACGACCAGATTGAAAACCTGGGAAAGACTTTTCTTGAACGTCTTCACAGCAACTTTGCTGTCTTCGTTCAGCGCGCGAGAGATTACGTGGGAGATCGTGAGTCTCACCTGAGGGAGCGGGAACGACAGATAACGGCCCGGGAGGCGGTGACGGAGAGACTGGCCTTCCGTCTGGAAGAAAAGGAACGACGCCTGGCTGCCGAACTCGGCGCCTGTGAGGAAAAGATTAAG GAATACGAAAGGCGCCGCCTGGAGCTGGAGAAGGAGACGACCGAACGTCAGGAGACGGCGGAGAAAGAGTTAACTGCAAAGCGTGAAGAAATGGAACTGCTGAAAAGTTCCCTGGAGGCTGAGAAAGAGAAGTTTCATTTGGAACTCAGG aaAATGGCAGAGCTTCACCAGGTGCAAGAAGGTCGTGTGAAGCTGGACATCGGGGGTCACCTGTTCACCACCTCCCTTCTTACCCTCACCAAAGAACCCGACTCCATGTTGGCCGCCATGTTCAGTGGTCGCCACGCGCTCAAAACGGAAGCAGACGGGAGTTATTTCATTGACCGTGATGGCACACACTTCCGTTACATCCTGAACTACTTGCGAGACGGTTGTATCAAAGAGGGTACGCTCCCTGCCAATGAAACGGTGCTAAGGGAACTGCTCACAGAGGCGGAGTACTTTCAGCTTTCGGGGTTCGCTGATATTATCAGCACCATGTTGTGCAAAACATTcaacaaagagggagacagtttCGCGTGA